One Lysinibacillus fusiformis genomic window carries:
- a CDS encoding AraC family transcriptional regulator, whose translation MDYFERVQKSIDFIEANLQEQLEIVVISSKAYFSAFHFQRLFQAITGFTVQQYIRNRRLTEAARLLRETGKNILEIAITFQYGSQEAFTRAFVNCFGVPPAKYRKEKAIINDQSKINFLDYKMKIKEDINMNRPEIVYLKKTHIIGQAYTTNLHNNQYFEEIPEFYRSFGRNECYLQIPKKITPNMSYGISTYFQENGEFSFIVGEAVAEVAIELQNGFVNFEIPQGKYAEFKVLGNTDLVQNTRRYIYGTWLPNSNYERTEGPDFEITDVLSSHFPNELNLKIYIPIME comes from the coding sequence ATGGATTACTTTGAAAGAGTACAAAAATCAATTGACTTTATCGAAGCGAACCTACAAGAACAATTAGAAATAGTTGTAATTTCTTCAAAAGCCTATTTTTCAGCCTTTCATTTTCAACGTCTATTCCAAGCTATTACAGGATTTACTGTGCAACAATATATTAGGAATAGAAGACTTACTGAAGCTGCGAGGTTATTGAGAGAAACGGGAAAAAATATTTTGGAAATTGCCATTACTTTTCAATATGGCTCCCAAGAGGCGTTTACAAGGGCATTTGTAAATTGTTTTGGCGTACCGCCAGCAAAATATCGGAAAGAAAAAGCTATTATAAATGACCAGTCAAAAATTAACTTCCTGGATTATAAAATGAAGATTAAGGAGGATATCAATATGAACAGGCCCGAAATCGTTTACTTGAAAAAGACACATATTATTGGACAAGCATATACGACAAATTTGCATAATAATCAATACTTCGAAGAAATCCCGGAATTTTACAGGAGTTTTGGAAGAAATGAATGTTATCTGCAAATTCCTAAGAAAATCACGCCTAATATGTCATATGGTATCTCAACTTACTTTCAGGAGAATGGTGAATTTTCATTTATAGTTGGTGAGGCAGTTGCAGAAGTTGCTATAGAATTGCAAAATGGCTTTGTGAATTTTGAAATTCCACAAGGAAAATATGCTGAATTTAAAGTTCTGGGAAATACGGATTTAGTCCAAAATACAAGAAGATACATTTATGGAACATGGCTACCGAATTCAAATTACGAAAGAACAGAAGGACCAGATTTTGAGATTACGGATGTGTTAAGTTCTCATTTTCCAAATGAACTAAACTTGAAGATTTATATACCTATAATGGAATAG
- the rlmN gene encoding 23S rRNA (adenine(2503)-C(2))-methyltransferase RlmN — MLDQEKFNDRINDLVEEVEDKPVRRTKKEKPNLKESVYSLQLMQLEEWLKDNEEKPFRATQIFDWLYNKRVKTFEEMSNLSKGLREKLEASFSLTTLSTIIQQESKDGTIKFLFQLQDGYSIETVLMRHEYGNSVCVTTQVGCRIGCTFCASTLGGLKRHLLAGEIVEQVVKVQQTLDEIGERVSHIVIMGIGEPFDNYDAMMNFLKVINHEKSLNIGARHITVSTSGIVPKIYQFADEQLQINFAVSLHAPNQEARQKLMPIARAYKLEELMEAVRYYTKKTGRRVSFEYGLMSGENDSVEIAEELSALIKGIKCHVNLIPVNYVPERDYVRTSRSQIFAFEKTLKKNGINVTIRREQGSDIAAACGQLRAQERSEETR, encoded by the coding sequence ATGCTGGATCAAGAGAAATTTAATGATCGTATTAACGACTTAGTTGAAGAAGTAGAAGATAAGCCCGTTCGACGCACGAAAAAGGAAAAGCCAAATTTAAAAGAATCTGTCTATTCATTACAACTGATGCAGCTTGAAGAATGGCTTAAGGACAATGAAGAAAAGCCATTCCGTGCAACACAAATTTTCGATTGGTTATATAATAAACGTGTTAAAACTTTTGAAGAAATGTCTAACCTATCAAAGGGATTACGTGAAAAGTTAGAGGCAAGTTTTTCCTTAACTACATTGTCAACAATTATTCAGCAAGAATCAAAAGATGGTACCATTAAGTTTTTATTTCAATTACAAGATGGCTACTCAATCGAAACTGTATTGATGCGTCATGAATATGGCAATTCAGTGTGTGTCACAACACAAGTAGGTTGTCGTATTGGTTGTACGTTCTGTGCTTCTACGTTAGGTGGACTAAAGCGTCATTTATTAGCAGGTGAAATAGTTGAACAGGTAGTTAAAGTACAACAAACGTTGGATGAAATAGGCGAACGTGTAAGTCATATCGTTATTATGGGTATTGGTGAACCATTCGATAATTATGATGCTATGATGAACTTCTTAAAAGTCATCAACCATGAAAAAAGCTTAAATATTGGAGCTCGACACATTACCGTATCGACATCAGGTATCGTGCCGAAAATTTATCAATTTGCGGATGAGCAATTACAAATTAACTTTGCTGTATCGCTACACGCACCAAACCAAGAGGCACGTCAAAAGTTAATGCCGATAGCACGTGCTTATAAATTAGAAGAATTAATGGAAGCTGTTCGCTACTATACAAAGAAAACAGGCCGACGTGTTAGTTTTGAGTACGGTTTAATGTCTGGTGAAAATGATTCAGTTGAAATTGCAGAAGAATTATCCGCACTAATAAAAGGAATTAAATGCCATGTGAACTTAATTCCTGTAAACTATGTACCAGAACGTGATTATGTTCGCACGTCTCGTAGTCAAATTTTTGCTTTTGAAAAAACATTGAAGAAGAATGGTATTAACGTAACAATCCGCCGAGAGCAAGGTTCTGATATAGCAGCTGCGTGTGGCCAATTACGTGCGCAAGAGAGATCTGAAGAGACGAGGTGA
- the rpmB gene encoding 50S ribosomal protein L28, with protein MPKQCVITGRKARTGNNRSHAMNASKRTWGANLQKVRILVDGKPKRVWVSARALKSGKIERV; from the coding sequence ATGCCAAAACAATGTGTAATCACTGGACGTAAAGCTCGTACTGGTAACAACCGTTCCCACGCTATGAACGCTAGCAAACGTACTTGGGGCGCTAACCTTCAAAAAGTTCGTATCCTAGTAGACGGTAAACCAAAACGTGTATGGGTTTCTGCTCGTGCATTAAAATCAGGTAAAATCGAGCGCGTATAA
- the pknB gene encoding Stk1 family PASTA domain-containing Ser/Thr kinase yields the protein MLVGKRISDRYKILELIGGGGMSNVYLAHDVILNRDVAIKVLRYDFTNEDELHRRFQREALSVTSLTHPNIVSIYDVGDDGDLHYIVMEYVQGKTLKQYIQEFAPISPARCVHIMKELTSAIANAHENHIIHRDIKPQNILMDAEGNVKITDFGIAMTLSATSFTQTNSVLGTVHYLSPEQARGGTATNKSDIYALGIVLYELLTGELPFSGESAVSIALKHLQTETPSVRAFDATIPQSLENVVLKATAKDASHRYATVEEMQEDLETVLAPTRINEPKFMAPFDNDVTKAIPIIKEQFIRKDEDLTKTRAMEPITQTIPVAKKPVDKVKPVKPKTKKKWPVIVGGLLLTAVVIFLYVLFATDLFSPKKIAVPDVANMTVEEAKKELEKYGFVIGEQQERNSEEIEKDKVIETDPAEGTLRVKDTEIDLIVSIGVAKSPMENYIGQKIDQVQAVVKDKFMDVRIDYVHSAEEPGRIIDQDPVANSEIVPNETNVVFTVSQGKKPISVRSVVGYSRTDLDNYVNSVGLKWRIEREEYSPTIAKGLVISQKPVAGSNLVEGDTIAVVLSKGPEEKPVKTFVTTVLIPYEPTEEGMEQLIRIEIQDKNHSMAKPLEEFFINSDREYKIQLVIEEGEEAAYKILRDSKIIAEEKKDYDDVN from the coding sequence ATGCTTGTAGGAAAACGAATTAGTGATCGCTATAAAATTTTGGAACTCATTGGTGGCGGAGGCATGTCCAATGTGTATTTGGCCCATGATGTGATTTTAAATCGTGATGTAGCGATTAAGGTATTACGCTATGATTTTACCAATGAGGATGAATTACATCGACGTTTTCAGCGTGAGGCGCTTTCAGTTACAAGTCTTACACATCCGAATATTGTGAGTATTTATGATGTAGGTGATGACGGAGATCTACATTATATTGTCATGGAGTATGTCCAAGGGAAGACATTAAAGCAGTACATACAGGAATTTGCACCGATTTCTCCAGCTAGATGTGTGCATATTATGAAGGAACTGACATCAGCCATTGCCAATGCCCATGAGAATCACATTATTCATCGTGATATTAAGCCACAAAACATCTTAATGGATGCGGAAGGTAATGTGAAAATTACGGATTTTGGAATTGCTATGACGCTAAGTGCTACATCCTTTACACAAACAAATTCTGTGCTTGGAACGGTGCATTATTTATCTCCAGAGCAGGCACGTGGCGGCACAGCAACGAATAAATCTGATATTTATGCGCTTGGCATTGTTTTATATGAATTATTAACTGGAGAATTGCCATTTTCAGGGGAATCTGCTGTTTCCATTGCACTTAAGCATTTGCAGACAGAGACACCATCAGTCCGCGCTTTTGATGCTACGATTCCACAAAGTTTAGAAAATGTTGTATTGAAAGCTACTGCGAAAGATGCATCGCATCGCTATGCAACTGTAGAAGAAATGCAGGAAGACTTAGAGACTGTTTTGGCCCCAACAAGAATCAATGAGCCAAAGTTTATGGCACCTTTCGATAATGATGTAACAAAGGCTATTCCGATTATAAAAGAACAATTTATTCGGAAGGACGAGGATTTAACAAAAACAAGGGCGATGGAACCCATCACTCAAACGATACCAGTAGCAAAAAAGCCAGTGGATAAAGTAAAGCCTGTTAAGCCAAAGACAAAGAAAAAGTGGCCAGTTATTGTGGGCGGACTTCTATTGACAGCAGTTGTTATATTCCTGTACGTATTATTCGCTACAGATTTATTTAGTCCGAAAAAAATAGCTGTACCTGATGTGGCCAATATGACTGTTGAAGAAGCTAAAAAAGAATTAGAAAAGTATGGCTTTGTTATTGGCGAGCAACAGGAACGAAACTCAGAAGAAATCGAAAAAGACAAAGTAATTGAAACGGATCCTGCAGAGGGCACGCTGCGTGTGAAAGATACTGAAATTGATCTAATCGTTAGTATAGGTGTGGCAAAATCACCAATGGAAAATTATATAGGTCAAAAAATTGATCAAGTTCAAGCTGTGGTAAAAGACAAATTTATGGATGTTCGAATAGATTATGTGCATTCAGCTGAAGAACCAGGCCGTATTATAGACCAGGATCCGGTAGCAAATTCTGAAATTGTTCCAAATGAAACAAACGTCGTTTTTACTGTGAGCCAGGGTAAAAAACCAATTTCAGTTCGGAGTGTAGTGGGATACTCGAGAACAGATTTAGATAACTATGTAAATTCTGTAGGCTTAAAATGGCGAATAGAGCGTGAAGAGTATTCACCAACAATAGCGAAAGGACTTGTGATTTCGCAAAAACCAGTAGCAGGTAGCAACCTTGTAGAAGGTGATACGATTGCTGTTGTGTTAAGTAAGGGACCTGAAGAGAAGCCTGTAAAAACTTTTGTGACAACAGTGTTAATTCCTTATGAGCCAACAGAAGAAGGTATGGAGCAGTTAATAAGAATCGAAATACAAGATAAAAATCATTCAATGGCAAAGCCTTTGGAGGAATTTTTTATTAACAGTGACAGGGAATACAAGATACAGCTTGTGATTGAGGAAGGCGAAGAAGCAGCGTATAAAATTCTTCGTGATTCGAAAATCATTGCTGAAGAAAAAAAAGACTATGATGATGTAAACTAA
- the rpe gene encoding ribulose-phosphate 3-epimerase produces MIQIAPSILAANFAKLGDEVKAVEQAGAKLIHIDVMDGHFVPNISFGSIVLDAIRPLTDLPLDVHLMIENPDQYIEQFAKAGADYITVHVEACRHLHRTIQLIRSYGVKPGVVLNPHTPIESIQHILEDIDMVLFMTVNPGFGGQKFIHSVVPKVEALAKIIKERNLNIAIEIDGGINAETIVPCAKAGATIFVAGSAIYSKEDRTAALQEILAAGEAAMKE; encoded by the coding sequence ATGATACAAATAGCACCATCAATTTTAGCAGCAAACTTTGCTAAATTAGGAGATGAAGTAAAGGCAGTAGAACAAGCAGGTGCGAAGCTTATTCATATTGACGTTATGGACGGTCATTTTGTGCCGAATATTTCATTTGGTTCCATTGTGTTAGATGCAATTCGTCCTTTAACAGATTTACCACTCGATGTGCATTTAATGATTGAAAATCCAGATCAATATATTGAACAGTTTGCGAAAGCTGGAGCGGACTATATTACGGTGCATGTAGAAGCTTGTCGCCATTTACACCGGACGATTCAATTAATTCGTTCATATGGTGTAAAGCCTGGTGTAGTGCTAAATCCGCATACACCAATTGAATCTATTCAGCACATTTTAGAAGATATTGATATGGTGTTATTTATGACAGTGAATCCTGGTTTTGGTGGTCAAAAATTCATTCACTCCGTTGTGCCAAAAGTAGAAGCATTAGCCAAAATTATTAAAGAGCGAAACCTAAACATTGCTATTGAAATAGATGGTGGCATTAATGCGGAAACAATTGTCCCTTGTGCAAAAGCAGGTGCAACAATTTTTGTAGCAGGTTCAGCTATTTATAGCAAAGAGGATCGTACGGCGGCTCTACAGGAAATATTAGCTGCTGGTGAGGCTGCGATGAAGGAATGA
- a CDS encoding GNAT family N-acetyltransferase has protein sequence MNLEKIFMKFPVLQSEQLVLKKIEVLHLQELYMIYDNEHVFQYCGIIPKHNVQTVSKMIGHFERDYQKKSRVKWGIFHKNQDNTLVGIIETMDFNQKVNMVTIGYFLAEDYWGKGFATEAVRIIVNFLFEEVKINRIQAEVMPANEVSKKVLLKNGFLKEGLLRQASIWSGKGIVDLEMYSILKADYIS, from the coding sequence ATGAATTTAGAAAAGATTTTTATGAAGTTTCCAGTTTTACAATCAGAACAGCTAGTATTAAAAAAAATAGAGGTACTACACTTACAGGAACTTTATATGATTTACGATAATGAACATGTGTTTCAATATTGTGGAATTATTCCTAAACATAACGTCCAAACAGTTAGCAAAATGATTGGTCATTTTGAGAGGGATTATCAGAAAAAAAGTAGAGTGAAGTGGGGAATTTTTCACAAGAATCAAGACAATACATTAGTGGGAATCATAGAGACTATGGATTTTAACCAAAAGGTGAACATGGTGACGATTGGTTACTTTTTAGCTGAGGATTATTGGGGCAAGGGATTTGCCACAGAAGCTGTTCGGATAATAGTCAATTTTTTGTTTGAAGAAGTTAAGATTAACAGAATTCAAGCAGAGGTCATGCCTGCAAATGAAGTTTCCAAAAAAGTGCTCTTAAAAAATGGTTTTTTGAAAGAGGGGTTATTGAGACAAGCTTCTATTTGGTCCGGTAAGGGAATAGTAGATTTAGAAATGTACAGCATATTGAAAGCAGACTACATCTCCTAA
- a CDS encoding Stp1/IreP family PP2C-type Ser/Thr phosphatase, protein MKYTVESDIGLKRSINEDRAAFFKRPDGLALALVADGMGGHNAGDVASDMAMKQMETVFLQAESHHFASTTTKREWLLQAVKLLNTNIYDYSLSHEDCKGMGTTFIAVLIEGYHCFIAHVGDSRVYYFFDDGAQQITRDHSYVNVLVENGEISEEEAMTHPKKNFILKAIGTEETIEPDFYEVDLAPESYLLVCSDGLSNKLSVYEMASIITYPDVMEEKGRKLVELANASGGEDNISLVLLTRQDEEV, encoded by the coding sequence ATGAAATACACAGTCGAAAGTGATATTGGGTTAAAACGATCAATTAATGAAGACCGTGCTGCATTTTTTAAACGTCCAGATGGGCTAGCACTAGCACTTGTAGCGGATGGCATGGGTGGTCATAATGCTGGCGATGTAGCGAGTGATATGGCAATGAAACAGATGGAAACCGTTTTTTTACAGGCAGAGTCACATCATTTTGCATCAACAACAACAAAAAGAGAATGGTTATTACAGGCAGTAAAGCTGTTAAATACAAATATCTATGACTATTCTCTATCACATGAAGACTGTAAAGGAATGGGTACAACGTTTATTGCTGTGTTAATTGAAGGCTATCATTGCTTCATTGCACACGTTGGTGATAGTCGTGTGTATTATTTCTTTGATGATGGCGCACAACAAATAACAAGAGATCACTCATATGTTAATGTATTGGTAGAAAATGGTGAAATAAGTGAAGAGGAAGCGATGACGCATCCGAAGAAAAATTTCATCTTGAAAGCTATTGGGACTGAGGAAACTATTGAGCCAGACTTTTATGAAGTTGATTTAGCACCAGAATCGTATTTACTGGTTTGCTCTGACGGTTTAAGTAATAAACTTTCAGTGTATGAAATGGCATCTATTATTACTTATCCAGATGTAATGGAAGAAAAAGGACGAAAACTTGTGGAACTAGCAAATGCTAGCGGGGGGGAAGACAATATCTCCCTCGTATTACTCACAAGGCAAGATGAGGAGGTGTAA
- a CDS encoding dimethylarginine dimethylaminohydrolase family protein, whose translation MFNNVIVKTPGNSYINGLTTSDLGKPSIEQLFEQHEKYIAALKNCGVEVTLLPANEAFPDSTFVEDTAVLTAEFAIISNPGAEARNREIEEMEPAVKKFYNKLYYIQAPGTLDGGDVLQAEKKFYVGISDRTNEEGARQFKEIVEKEGYEATIIPLKEFFHLKTGIAYVGENRMVLAGEFVDHPAFESYEKIVIPKEDEYSANCIQVNDYVILPSGYPETNRKLNELGYKTIELEMSEFRKHDGGLSCLSLRF comes from the coding sequence ATGTTTAATAATGTCATTGTAAAAACACCAGGTAATAGTTATATTAACGGTTTAACAACGAGTGATCTTGGAAAACCAAGCATTGAGCAATTATTTGAACAGCATGAAAAATATATTGCAGCTTTAAAAAATTGTGGGGTAGAGGTAACACTACTTCCAGCAAATGAAGCATTTCCGGATTCTACTTTTGTAGAGGATACAGCAGTATTGACGGCTGAATTTGCTATTATTTCTAATCCAGGTGCAGAGGCACGTAATCGTGAAATTGAAGAGATGGAACCAGCAGTGAAAAAATTCTATAACAAATTATACTATATCCAAGCACCAGGCACACTCGATGGTGGAGATGTATTGCAAGCTGAAAAGAAGTTTTATGTTGGTATTTCTGACCGTACCAATGAAGAAGGGGCGCGTCAATTCAAGGAAATCGTTGAAAAAGAAGGCTATGAAGCAACGATTATTCCATTAAAAGAATTCTTCCATTTAAAAACCGGTATCGCATACGTTGGTGAAAATCGTATGGTGCTTGCTGGAGAATTTGTCGATCATCCGGCATTTGAATCGTATGAGAAAATTGTGATTCCAAAAGAAGATGAGTATTCAGCAAATTGTATTCAAGTTAATGATTATGTTATTCTTCCATCTGGCTATCCAGAAACGAATCGAAAACTGAATGAATTAGGCTATAAAACAATCGAACTTGAAATGTCTGAGTTCAGAAAACACGATGGCGGATTAAGTTGCTTATCATTACGTTTTTAA
- the spoVM gene encoding stage V sporulation protein SpoVM, translated as MALKVYTFQLPKFVSSITRTCINLFKKDKKVKKSD; from the coding sequence ATGGCTCTGAAAGTATATACGTTCCAACTACCGAAATTTGTGAGTAGCATTACGCGTACGTGCATCAACCTTTTTAAAAAAGACAAGAAAGTCAAAAAATCCGACTAA
- a CDS encoding dimethylarginine dimethylaminohydrolase family protein, protein MHYCSSMYAPLKHVIVKHPKEAFKSQEYLSGEWQTFNYISEPSFSEALSEYAEFTAILEKYVGKIDYLPVSNEVGLDSLYAHDPVKFTPHGAIILKSGKKLRQPEAAAYKAFLEEQGIPVVGELTGQAVSDGGDIVWLDDRTLVVGRGYRTNDEAIRQLKEITADFVDEFIVVQLPHDLGEAACLHLMSFISMVDKDLAVVHSRLMPVFFRQLIIEKGIQLIEVPKEEYDTLGCNVLALAPRVCVIPNGNPSTKKQLLDAGVTVYEYKGEEISVKGTGGPTCLTCPVIRG, encoded by the coding sequence ATGCATTATTGTTCTTCAATGTATGCACCTTTAAAACACGTTATTGTAAAACATCCAAAAGAGGCTTTTAAAAGCCAAGAGTATCTTAGCGGTGAATGGCAAACATTTAACTACATATCAGAGCCTAGTTTTAGTGAGGCTTTAAGTGAATATGCTGAGTTCACGGCAATTCTCGAAAAATATGTTGGAAAAATTGATTATTTACCAGTTTCAAATGAAGTAGGGTTGGATTCACTGTACGCTCATGACCCGGTAAAATTCACACCACATGGTGCCATCATTTTAAAATCTGGAAAGAAATTAAGACAACCAGAAGCAGCTGCTTATAAAGCTTTCTTAGAAGAACAGGGTATCCCTGTTGTCGGGGAATTAACGGGACAAGCAGTTTCAGATGGTGGGGATATTGTGTGGCTTGATGATCGTACACTTGTTGTTGGACGTGGCTATCGCACGAATGATGAAGCAATTCGTCAATTAAAAGAAATTACAGCTGATTTTGTTGACGAATTTATTGTCGTGCAGTTACCACACGATTTAGGGGAAGCAGCATGTCTACATTTGATGTCATTTATCAGTATGGTGGACAAGGATTTGGCTGTCGTCCATTCACGATTAATGCCAGTATTTTTCCGTCAGCTCATTATTGAAAAGGGTATACAACTTATTGAAGTGCCTAAAGAGGAATATGACACTTTAGGCTGTAATGTGTTAGCACTTGCTCCGAGAGTATGCGTCATTCCAAATGGCAACCCTTCTACAAAAAAACAATTATTGGATGCTGGCGTTACAGTTTATGAATATAAGGGTGAAGAAATTTCTGTAAAAGGAACAGGTGGACCAACATGTCTAACTTGTCCCGTAATTAGAGGATAA
- a CDS encoding thiamine diphosphokinase gives MTTVVVCAGGPREELCSFEPFKERKDVLFIGADRGALYLIEQGIKPHAIVGDFDSLSQVEYDYVREHTNDAQRFHEEKNETDTDLALLKALTYGPTDIVLTGVTGGRLDHYEAAVRSIYRLQIEHPHVILKIINHANLLQFLVPGTHTILAHKQYRYLSFFAHEQPIEDVTLRHVKYETTNEQISLGSSRFTSNEIIGASGSISFSQGICLMIRSID, from the coding sequence ATGACAACTGTTGTCGTTTGTGCAGGTGGCCCAAGGGAGGAGCTCTGTTCCTTTGAACCATTTAAAGAGCGAAAAGATGTATTATTTATTGGGGCAGACCGAGGTGCACTGTACTTAATCGAGCAAGGGATTAAGCCACATGCAATCGTTGGGGATTTTGATTCATTATCTCAAGTAGAATATGACTATGTCAGGGAGCATACAAATGATGCACAGCGCTTCCATGAGGAAAAAAATGAAACAGATACTGATTTAGCCCTGTTAAAGGCACTAACTTATGGACCAACAGATATTGTGTTAACAGGAGTTACAGGTGGACGTCTCGATCATTATGAAGCGGCTGTGCGTTCAATTTATCGTTTGCAGATAGAACATCCTCATGTCATATTGAAAATCATCAATCATGCAAATCTATTGCAGTTCTTGGTGCCAGGCACGCACACAATTCTAGCACATAAGCAGTATCGTTATTTGTCTTTTTTCGCACATGAGCAGCCAATTGAAGATGTTACATTAAGACATGTTAAATATGAAACGACGAATGAACAAATTTCACTCGGCTCATCCCGTTTTACAAGTAATGAAATTATAGGCGCTTCAGGGTCTATATCTTTCTCGCAAGGCATATGTTTAATGATAAGAAGCATAGATTAG
- the rsgA gene encoding ribosome small subunit-dependent GTPase A yields the protein MAQGQIRKALSGYYYVFDGKQLIQCRGRGVFRNRGESPLVGDIVEYSVETAGSDGTIQKIMDRQNELVRPPIANIDQGILVFSVKEPNFNTILLDRFLVVLESFHVYPIICLTKMDLLADDERAELQGYIEDYERMGYTVLQTYKDEEELVARLQPILKGKTSVLAGQSGVGKSTLLNTLIPDLNLKTGIISQSLGRGKHTTRHVELIEVCDGLLADTPGFSSFDFDDIEKEELGTCFPEMARIAEDCKFRGCLHLKEPKCAVKAAVDAGQIRDYRYKHYEQFIQEIMDRKPRY from the coding sequence ATGGCGCAAGGCCAAATTCGTAAAGCATTAAGTGGTTATTATTATGTATTTGATGGAAAACAGCTTATTCAATGTCGTGGGCGTGGGGTGTTTCGAAACCGTGGAGAATCCCCGCTTGTTGGTGACATTGTAGAATATTCGGTAGAGACAGCAGGATCAGATGGTACTATTCAAAAAATTATGGATAGACAAAATGAACTTGTTCGTCCACCAATTGCAAATATTGACCAAGGAATTTTAGTGTTTTCTGTAAAAGAACCGAATTTTAATACAATATTATTGGATCGATTTTTAGTTGTTTTAGAATCATTCCATGTTTATCCAATTATTTGTCTAACAAAGATGGATTTGCTAGCAGATGACGAACGTGCGGAATTACAGGGGTATATAGAAGATTATGAACGTATGGGCTATACAGTGTTACAGACCTACAAAGATGAGGAAGAATTAGTGGCACGTTTACAACCTATTTTAAAGGGAAAAACATCTGTATTAGCAGGGCAATCGGGTGTGGGGAAATCTACCCTACTCAATACACTGATTCCTGATTTGAATTTAAAAACGGGTATAATATCGCAAAGCTTAGGGCGTGGGAAGCATACAACGCGTCATGTTGAACTAATAGAGGTGTGTGACGGTTTATTAGCGGATACACCTGGTTTTAGTTCCTTTGACTTTGATGATATTGAAAAAGAAGAGTTAGGTACATGTTTTCCGGAAATGGCTCGAATTGCAGAGGACTGTAAATTTAGAGGCTGTCTCCATTTGAAGGAACCGAAGTGTGCGGTGAAGGCAGCGGTAGATGCAGGACAAATCCGTGACTACCGCTACAAGCATTATGAACAATTTATACAAGAAATTATGGATCGAAAGCCGAGGTATTAA
- a CDS encoding IclR family transcriptional regulator — protein MQLLERAMTIAKALASETTENSLSISELATKVDLPLSTLHRILKAMIQQGMIEQDEQTKQYRLGTIWMEFGLQVYDSMDYISKIRPELERLAREVEESVYLSKPAGTDTIIIERIDSAANPIRIYDQLGIRIPMHIGAANKAILASMSASQASEIISQLIPNDNIAEFYTQLEQVKEQGFAISHGERTAGTSSVAVAVLNGFGEVVGAVSIGYVNFNVTAEHTQFLTERLLETGKRVSMKLGYRAR, from the coding sequence ATGCAATTATTAGAACGGGCAATGACAATCGCTAAGGCTTTAGCTTCTGAAACAACTGAAAATAGTCTGTCCATATCTGAGCTTGCAACTAAAGTCGATTTACCTCTCAGTACACTACATAGAATTTTAAAAGCGATGATTCAACAGGGAATGATTGAACAAGACGAACAAACGAAGCAATATCGGCTTGGCACAATATGGATGGAGTTCGGGTTACAAGTATATGATTCGATGGATTATATCAGCAAAATAAGACCAGAATTAGAACGCTTAGCACGAGAGGTAGAGGAGAGCGTTTATTTAAGTAAACCCGCAGGGACCGATACAATTATTATCGAACGAATTGACAGTGCAGCAAATCCAATTCGAATTTATGATCAGCTTGGTATCCGAATACCTATGCATATTGGTGCAGCAAATAAAGCGATATTGGCTTCTATGTCTGCTTCACAGGCAAGTGAAATAATTAGTCAACTAATTCCTAATGACAATATTGCTGAATTTTATACGCAGCTAGAACAAGTAAAGGAGCAAGGGTTTGCAATAAGCCATGGAGAGCGCACAGCAGGAACATCCTCAGTCGCAGTGGCGGTTTTAAATGGATTTGGAGAAGTTGTAGGAGCCGTAAGCATCGGCTATGTTAACTTCAACGTGACTGCGGAACATACGCAATTTCTGACTGAACGACTTTTAGAAACAGGTAAGCGTGTGTCGATGAAACTCGGTTACCGGGCGAGGTAA